A genome region from Rissa tridactyla isolate bRisTri1 chromosome 18, bRisTri1.patW.cur.20221130, whole genome shotgun sequence includes the following:
- the CAP1 gene encoding adenylyl cyclase-associated protein 1: protein MERLVERLEKAVERLEMVCQRPGMCEDGSSKGAAQYVQAFDALLAGPVAEYIKISKEVGGDVQKHAEMVHAGLMSERALLVMASQHQQPAENAFSSLLKPISEQIQVVQNFREKNRGSKLFNHLSAVSESIPALGWVAMAPKPAPYVKEMTDAAMFYTNRILKEYKDVDKKHVDWVKAYLSIWTELQGYIKEYHTTGLTWSKTGPVATEGSKSPSAPQAGAAPPPPGPPPPPAPAPTSSSTDDSASRSALFAQINRGEGITSGLRHVSDDMKTHKNPALKNQGGPVRSGPKPFTAPKPSCNANNPSPKTSPKAPALLELEGKKWRVENQENASNLVISDTELKQVAYVFKCTNSTLQIKGKINSITLDNCKKLGLVFDDVVGIVEIINSRDVKVQVMGKVPTISINKTDGCHVYLSKNSLDCEIVSAKSSEMNVLIPTEGGDFTEFPVPEQFKTVWNGQKLVTTVTEIAG from the exons ATGGAAAGACTGGTTGAACGGTTGGAGAAGGCTGTGGAGCGCCTGGAGATGGTGTGCCAAAGACCTGGCATGTGTGAAGATGGCTCTTCCAAAG GAGCGGCTCAGTACGTGCAGGCTTTTGACGCCCTTCTGGCTGGCCCAGTAGCTGAATACATCAAGATCAGCAAAGAAGTTGGTGGGGATGTGCAGAAGCAT GCTGAGATGGTTCATGCAGGCTTGATGAGTGAGAGGGCTCTTCTGGTGATGGCATCTCAACATCAACAGCCAGCAGAG AATGCATTTTCATCACTTCTGAAACCGATTTCAGAGCAAATCCAGGTGGTGCAGAATTTCAGGGAGAAGAACCGTGGTAGCAAACTGTTCAATCACCTATCAGCAGTCAGCGAGAGcatcccagccctgggctgggtggCCATG GCTCCAAAGCCTGCTCCATACGTGAAGGAAATGACTGATGCTGCCATGTTTTATACCAACCGGATCCTCAAGGAGTACAAGGATGT AGATAAAAAGCACGTGGACTGGGTGAAAGCTTATCTGAGTATCTGGACAGAGCTGCAGGGCTATATCAAAGAGTATCACACCACAGGGCTGACTTGGAGCAAAACG GGTCCTGTAGCAACAGAAGGGTCTAAATCACCATCCGCTCCCCAAGCCGGGGCTGCACCTCCCCCACCAGGCCCTCCTCCCCCACCTGCTCCTGCCCCTACAAGCTCCAGTACAGATGACTCTGCCTCCCGCTCCGCGCTCTTCGCCCAGATCAATCGGGGAGAAGGCATCACCTCCG GCTTAAGACATGTTTCAGATGACATGAAGACCCACAAGAATCCAGCATTGAAGAACCAAGGGGGTCCTGTGAGAAGTGGACCCAAACCTTTCACTGCTCCCAAACCATCCTGTAATGCTAATAATCCCTCCCCAAAAACCTCTCCAAAGGCACCTGCGTTGCTAGAATTAGAGGGCAAAAAGTGGAGAGTG GAAAACCAGGAGAATGCCAGTAACCTGGTAATCAGTGACACAGAGTTGAAGCAGGTAGCATATGTTTTCAAGTGCACAAATAGTACGCTCCAAATCAAAGGCAAGATCAATTCCATCACCCTCG ATAACTGTAAGAAGCTAGGGCTGGTGTTCGATGACGTGGTGGGCATCGTAGAGATCATAAACAGCAGGGACGTTAAAGTTCAG GTAATGGGTAAAGTGCCAACGATTTCCATCAACAAGACAGACGGTTGCCACGTGTATCTGAGCAAGAACTCCCTAGACTGTGAAATCGTCAGTGCCAAGTCATCAGAGATGAATGTCCTTATTCCCACAGAGGGTGGTGACTTT ACTGAATTCCCTGTCCCAGAACAGTTCAAGACAGTGTGGAACGGTCAGAAGTTGGTTACCACTGTGACAGAAATTGCTGGTTAA
- the PPT1 gene encoding palmitoyl-protein thioesterase 1 isoform X1 encodes MGYIKKIVENKIPGIYVLSLKIGNNLIQDMENSFFMNVNDQVREVCSQLAKDPHLKGGYNAMGFSQGGQFLRAVAQRCPSPPMLNLISVGGQHQGVYGFPRCPGESSHICDWIRKTLDLGAYTQAVQEHLVQAEYWHDPLKEEDYRKNSIFLADINQERGINETYKKNLMALKKFVMVKFLNDTMVDPPISEWFGFYKSGQAKETIPLKETSLYLEDRLGLQEMDKAGKLVFLGVKGDHLHFSEEWFYSTILPFLQ; translated from the exons ATgggctacattaaaaaaatagtggAGAATAAAATACCAGGGATATATGTTCTGTCTCTCAAGATTGGAAACAACCTGATACAG GATATGGAGAACAGCTTCTTTATGAATGTGAATGATCAAGTGAGAGAGGTGTGCAGCCAGCTCGCAAAGGACCCTCATCTGAAAGGAGGCTACAACGCAATGGGCTTCTCCCAAGGAGGCCAGTTCCT GAGGGCGGTGGCCCAGAGGTGCCCTTCTCCTCCCATGCTCAATTTGATCTCCGTTGGGGGACAGCATCAAG GCGTATACGGCTTTCCACGCTGTCCTGGGGAGAGCTCCCATATCTGTGACTGGATCCGAAAGACGCTGGATCTGGGTGCCTACACGCAAGCTGTTCAAGAGCA cttgGTACAAGCAGAATATTGGCATGACCCTCTAAAGGAGGAGGACTACAGGAAAAACAGCATCTTTTTGGCTGACATAAATCAGGAGAGG GGCATCAATGAGACATACAAGAAAAACCTGATGGCTCTGAAAAAGTTTGTGATGGTTAAATTTCTCAATGATACCATGGTCGACCCTCCAATCTCTGAG TGGTTTGGGTTTTACAAAAGCGGCCAAGCCAAGGAGACCATCCCGCTGAAGGAGACCTCGCTGTACCTAGAG GAtcgcctggggctgcaggagatgGACAAAGCAGGGAAGCTGGTGTTCCTCGGGGTGAAAGGGGATCACCTGCACTTCTCGGAGGAGTGGTTTTACAGTACTattctccccttcctccagtgA
- the MFSD2A gene encoding sodium-dependent lysophosphatidylcholine symporter 1, with protein sequence MAGGGGAERARPGGLLPPACRQPRRRESRERLSVCSKLCYAVGGAPYQITGCALGFFLQIYLLDVAQLDPFSASIILFVGRAWDAVTDPMVGFFISKTSWTRFGRLMPWIIFSTPFAVISYFLIWFVPDISRGQVMWYLVFYCTFQTLVTCFHVPYSALTMFISREQSERDSATAYRMTVEVLGTVLGTAIQGQIVGKVVTPCIESPLFIGKTNSSVAMEELNTTHDTGSLTDTRNAYMIAAGVIGGLYILCAVILSVGVREKRESSELQSDEPVSFFQGLKLVMNHGAYIKLIAGFLFTSLAFMLLEGNFALFCTYTLGFRNEFQNILLAIMLSATLTIPFWQWFLTRFGKKTAVYIGISSAIPFLIMVAVLDSNLIVTYIVAVAAGISVAAAFLLPWSMLPDVIDDFKLQHPESHGHEAIFFSFYVFFTKFTSGVSLGISTLSLDFAGYQTRGCSQPSEVNFTLKMLVSAVPVGLILLGLLLFKLYPIDEEKRRKNKKALQDLREESNSSSESDNTELASIV encoded by the exons atggccgggggcggcggcgcggagcgggcccggcccggggggctCCTGCCGCCCGCCTGCCGCCAGCCCCGCCGCAGG GAGAGCCGGGAGCGGCTGTCGGTATGCAGCAAGCTGTGCTACGCCGTCGGGGGGGCCCCTTACCAGATCACGGGCTGCGCCCTCGGCTTCTTCCTCCAGATCTACCTCCTGGACGTGGCGCAG CTGGACCCTTTCTCTGCCTCCATCATCCTGTTTGTGGGGCGAGCCTGGGATGCCGTCACAGACCCCATGGTGGGCTTCTTCATCAGCAAAACATCATGGACCCGCTTTGGCCGTCTGATGCCCTG GATCATTTTTTCCACCCCATTCGCTGTCATCTCCTACTTTCTCATCTGGTTTGTGCCAGATATCTCCAGAGGCCAAGTGATGTGGTACCTCGTCTTCTACTGCACCTTCCAGACCCTTGTGACG TGCTTCCATGTACCCTACTCAGCGCTGACCATGTTCATCAGCAGGGAGCAGAGCGAGCGGGACTCTGCCACTGCCTACC GTATGACGGTGGAAGTGCTGGGCACCGTGCTGGGCACTGCCATCCAGGGCCAAATCGTGGGCAAGGTGGTCACTCCCTGCATCGAGAGCCCCCTCTTCATTGGCAAGACCAACTCCTCGGTGGCCATGGAGGAGCTAAACACGACCCATGACACTGGGTCACTCACAGACACA AGAAATGCCTACATGATCGCTGCAGGGGTCATCGGGGGACTCTATATCCTCTGCGCTGTGATCCTGTCAGTGGGCGTGCGGGAGAAGAGAG AGTCCTCTGAGCTCCAGTCGGACGAGCCTGTCTCCTTCTTCCAGGGGCTGAAGCTGGTGATGAACCATGGTGCCTACATCAAGCTCATTGCTGGCTTCCTCTTCACCTCGCTGGCCTTCATG ctgctggagggcaACTTTGCCCTCTTCTGCACCTACACCCTGGGCTTCCGCAACGAGTTCCAGAACATCCTGCTGGCCATCATG CTCTCGGCCACCTTGACCATTCCCTTCTGGCAGTGGTTCCTTACCCGCTTTGGGAAGAAGACTGCTGTCTACATAGGCATCTCG TCTGCCATACCCTTCCTCATCATGGTGGCTGTCCTGGACAGTAACCTCATCGTCACCTACATCGTGGCAGTTGCAGCTGGGATCAGTGTTgcagctgctttcctcctgccctg GTCCATGCTCCCAGACGTCATAGATGACTTCAAGCTGCAGCACCCTGAATCTCATGGCCATGAAGCCATCTTCTTCTCCTTCTATGTCTTCTTCACCAAGTTCACCTCTGGGGTCTCCCTGGGCATTTCCACGCTCAGCTTAGA CTTTGCAGGGTACCAGACTCgaggctgctcacagcccagcGAGGTGAACTTCACCCTGAAGATGCTGGTGTCGGCTGTGCCTGTGGGGCTGATCCTGCTGGGCCTGCTCCTGTTCAAGCTGTACCCCATTGACGAGGAGAAGCggaggaaaaacaagaaagccCTACAGGACTTAAG ggaggagagcaaCAGCAGCTCAGAGTCGGACAACACAGAACTGGCCAGCATCGTGTGA
- the PPT1 gene encoding palmitoyl-protein thioesterase 1 isoform X2: MCPVKMAAIRAAVLVLLGLCLGGAAAAIPLVIWHGMGDSCCNPQSMGYIKKIVENKIPGIYVLSLKIGNNLIQDMENSFFMNVNDQVREVCSQLAKDPHLKGGYNAMGFSQGGQFLRAVAQRCPSPPMLNLISVGGQHQGVYGFPRCPGESSHICDWIRKTLDLGAYTQAVQEHLVQAEYWHDPLKEEDYRKNSIFLADINQERGINETYKKNLMALKKFVMVKFLNDTMVDPPISEWFGFYKSGQAKETIPLKETSLYLEDRLGLQEMDKAGKLVFLGVKGDHLHFSEEWFYSTILPFLQ, from the exons ATGTGCCCAGTCAAGATGGCGGCGATCAGGGCGGCGGTGCTGGTGCTtctggggctctgcctgggcggCGCGGCTGCCGCCATCCCCTTAGTTATCTGGCACGGCATGG GAGACAGTTGCTGTAATCCACAAAGCATgggctacattaaaaaaatagtggAGAATAAAATACCAGGGATATATGTTCTGTCTCTCAAGATTGGAAACAACCTGATACAG GATATGGAGAACAGCTTCTTTATGAATGTGAATGATCAAGTGAGAGAGGTGTGCAGCCAGCTCGCAAAGGACCCTCATCTGAAAGGAGGCTACAACGCAATGGGCTTCTCCCAAGGAGGCCAGTTCCT GAGGGCGGTGGCCCAGAGGTGCCCTTCTCCTCCCATGCTCAATTTGATCTCCGTTGGGGGACAGCATCAAG GCGTATACGGCTTTCCACGCTGTCCTGGGGAGAGCTCCCATATCTGTGACTGGATCCGAAAGACGCTGGATCTGGGTGCCTACACGCAAGCTGTTCAAGAGCA cttgGTACAAGCAGAATATTGGCATGACCCTCTAAAGGAGGAGGACTACAGGAAAAACAGCATCTTTTTGGCTGACATAAATCAGGAGAGG GGCATCAATGAGACATACAAGAAAAACCTGATGGCTCTGAAAAAGTTTGTGATGGTTAAATTTCTCAATGATACCATGGTCGACCCTCCAATCTCTGAG TGGTTTGGGTTTTACAAAAGCGGCCAAGCCAAGGAGACCATCCCGCTGAAGGAGACCTCGCTGTACCTAGAG GAtcgcctggggctgcaggagatgGACAAAGCAGGGAAGCTGGTGTTCCTCGGGGTGAAAGGGGATCACCTGCACTTCTCGGAGGAGTGGTTTTACAGTACTattctccccttcctccagtgA